One Trichosurus vulpecula isolate mTriVul1 chromosome 7, mTriVul1.pri, whole genome shotgun sequence genomic region harbors:
- the LOC118857950 gene encoding olfactory receptor 56-like, with amino-acid sequence MGPWLNHSTLGDFILLGIFSHNRTDLVIFSAILVFFIVALAGNTLLLFLIYSDAQLRTPMYFFLSHLSLMDLALICTIVPKMADNFIHDRKSISFIGCGLQIGFFVALVGSEGLLLGLMAYDRYVAINHPLRYHVLMSQRVCFQIVGSSWAFGTLDGLIQVVVAMTFPYCGSREVDHFFCELLALLRLACDDTSFVDTLTFYCCVFMLLLPFSIIVASYAKIVRAVINMNSTQARQKALTTCLSHLAAVSLFYGAAMFIYLRPKRYRAPGHDKIISLFYTILTPMLNPLIYSLRNREVMRALKKKLSHWVTGCWKYPHVST; translated from the coding sequence ATGGGGCCATGGCTAAACCATTCAACTTTAGGTGACTTCATCCTCTTGGGCATCTTCTCACACAACCGAACTGATCTTGTCATTTTCTCTGCCATCCTGGTGTTCTTCATAGTGGCTTTGGCTGGAAAtaccctccttctcttcctgatCTATAGTGATGCCCAGCTCCGTACtcccatgtactttttccttAGCCATCTCTCCCTTATGGACCTTGCTCTGATCTGCACCATTGTCCCCAAGATGGCTGACAATTTTATACATGACAGAAAATCCATTTCTTTCATTGGATGTGGGCTGCAGATTGGCTTCTTTGTTGCCCTAGTTGGCTCTGAAGGCCTTTTACTGGGCCTTATGGCTTATGACCGCTATGTGGCCATCAACCACCCCCTACGCTACCATGTCCTTATGAGCCAACGGGTGTGCTTTCAGATTGTTGGTAGCTCCTGGGCCTTTGGAACCTTAGATGGGTTAATCCAGGTGGTAGTAGCCATGACATTCCCCTACTGTGGTTCCCGAGAGGTGGATCACTTTTTCTGTGAGCTGCTAGCTTTGTTGAGGCTAGCTTGTGATGACACATCCTTTGTTGACACCTTAACTTTTTATTGCTGTGTCTTCATGCtgctcctccctttctccataaTTGTGGCTTCCTATGCCAAAATCGTGAGAGCTGTGATCAACATGAATTCTACCCAGGCACGTCAAAAAGCTCTGACTACTTGTTTATCTCACCTGGCAgctgtctctctcttttatgGGGCAGCCATGTTCATCTACCTGAGGCCCAAGCGCTATCGTGCTCCTGGTCATGACAAGATAATTTCCCTCTTCTACACAATTCTCACACCCATGCTCAACCCCCTGATTTACAGTCTGAGAAAccgtgaggtgatgagggcattGAAGAAAAAGCTGAGCCACTGGGTTACTGGCTGCTGGAAATATCCGCATGTCTCTACCTAG